A part of bacterium genomic DNA contains:
- a CDS encoding YihY/virulence factor BrkB family protein, whose translation MEALRVLGRAVTKFHRDNGLFLASGIAFQVILALVPLALLVLSFAGSYLVSHEQAMEQFARYLEQAAPTLDAAHRASVIAVVEDRGTIGVVGTAGLLWIATTVFGWLRTALNAIFGVPRPHGTLRGMLLDLAMIVLSGAVFLASAVLAGFIEYLRRAPALLPAVRARLTGASLSYVAPFAAILLICFLIYYLVPNRRGSARAALVGALVTGILWEAAKHLFAWYVAASGSYSLVYGPLGAAAVLLVWIYYSAAVLLLGAEVASVLEGADRVPRSGTAGGAR comes from the coding sequence GTGGAAGCCCTGCGCGTGCTCGGCCGGGCGGTCACGAAGTTCCACCGTGACAACGGCCTCTTCCTCGCCTCGGGGATCGCCTTCCAGGTGATCCTGGCCCTGGTGCCGCTCGCGCTGCTCGTGCTCTCCTTCGCGGGGTCGTACCTCGTCTCCCACGAGCAGGCGATGGAGCAGTTCGCGCGCTACCTCGAGCAGGCAGCGCCGACCCTGGACGCGGCCCACCGCGCGAGCGTCATCGCGGTCGTCGAGGACCGCGGGACCATCGGCGTGGTCGGCACGGCGGGCCTGCTCTGGATCGCGACCACGGTCTTCGGCTGGCTCAGGACGGCCCTGAACGCGATCTTCGGGGTGCCGCGGCCCCACGGGACGCTGCGGGGGATGCTCCTCGACCTGGCGATGATCGTGCTCTCCGGCGCGGTGTTCCTGGCGAGCGCCGTCCTCGCCGGCTTCATCGAGTATCTGCGCCGCGCGCCCGCCCTCCTGCCCGCCGTCCGGGCGCGGCTCACGGGGGCCTCGCTCTCGTACGTGGCCCCCTTCGCCGCGATCCTGCTGATCTGCTTCCTGATCTACTACCTCGTCCCGAACCGCCGCGGCTCGGCGCGGGCCGCCCTCGTGGGCGCGCTCGTCACCGGCATCCTCTGGGAGGCCGCCAAGCACCTCTTCGCCTGGTACGTCGCTGCGTCCGGGAGCTACTCTCTGGTCTACGGCCCTCTGGGCGCCGCCGCGGTGCTCCTCGTCTGGATCTACTATTCGGCTGCGGTGCTCCTTCTCGGCGCCGAGGTCGCGTCGGTCCTGGAGGGTGCCGACCGCGTTCCGCGCAGCGGCACGGCGGGCGGCGCCCGCTGA
- a CDS encoding radical SAM protein, producing the protein MRIVFVEPVLRFSVPLGVTGVAAMLRRGGHEVGLVLAERAPERTVARVAALRPDAVAFSVLSGGHHWHYAIARALKERLGVPTLWGGPHPTFFPEMIELPWVDAACVGEGEQAALLFADAFDREGGLPAAVPNFLIKRDGRVCASAPLPRNRNLDALPFPARELYFDRFPVLREHGVKHFMAHRGCPYRCTYCFNDAYNALYREQAGDRAIYRSRSPESIVEEVLAVGRQVPLRMVAFVDDCFTLQKRWTLAFAEVYARRCRLPFSCHVRFDNIDEETVAALRGAGLHLAYAGVESGDEFIRNRVMRRGMTEERMRAGGALLHRHGVRLITENVLGAPGETYATARSTLRVNVAIRPALANASIFTPYPRLPLTKYAIDTGCYDGSVDALDGTYYHASALRFASGRDAHRIVNLRHFFSVLARHPRLLPLLAPLLAARPNALYRWIGDLADGYYLRRCLPYRMTLRELLRTLRHYLASYRRDPGEARRPRPGS; encoded by the coding sequence ATGCGGATCGTCTTCGTCGAGCCCGTCCTGCGCTTCTCCGTCCCGCTCGGGGTCACGGGGGTCGCGGCCATGCTCCGCCGCGGCGGGCACGAGGTCGGCCTCGTCCTGGCGGAGCGTGCGCCCGAGCGCACCGTCGCGCGGGTCGCGGCCCTCCGCCCGGACGCGGTCGCCTTCAGCGTGCTCTCCGGCGGCCACCACTGGCACTACGCGATCGCCCGGGCGCTCAAGGAGCGGCTCGGCGTGCCGACACTCTGGGGGGGGCCCCACCCGACGTTCTTCCCCGAGATGATCGAGTTGCCGTGGGTCGACGCGGCGTGCGTCGGCGAGGGCGAGCAGGCGGCGCTGCTCTTCGCGGACGCGTTCGACCGCGAGGGGGGACTGCCGGCGGCGGTCCCCAACTTCCTCATCAAGCGCGATGGGCGTGTGTGCGCCAGCGCTCCCCTCCCGCGCAACCGCAACCTCGACGCCCTGCCGTTCCCGGCGCGCGAGCTGTATTTCGACCGGTTCCCGGTTCTCCGGGAGCACGGGGTCAAGCACTTCATGGCGCACCGCGGCTGCCCGTACCGCTGCACCTATTGCTTCAACGACGCCTACAACGCCCTGTACCGCGAGCAGGCCGGCGACCGCGCGATCTACCGCTCGCGCAGCCCCGAGTCGATCGTCGAGGAAGTGCTCGCCGTGGGCCGCCAGGTCCCGCTGCGCATGGTCGCCTTCGTCGACGATTGCTTCACCCTGCAGAAGCGCTGGACCCTGGCGTTCGCGGAAGTCTACGCGCGCCGGTGCCGCCTCCCGTTCAGCTGCCACGTCCGCTTCGACAACATCGACGAGGAGACCGTCGCCGCCCTGCGGGGCGCGGGGCTGCACCTGGCGTACGCGGGCGTAGAGTCCGGTGACGAGTTCATCCGCAACCGCGTGATGCGGCGGGGGATGACCGAGGAGCGGATGCGCGCGGGCGGCGCCCTGCTCCACCGGCACGGGGTCAGGCTGATCACCGAGAACGTGCTCGGCGCGCCGGGCGAGACGTACGCGACCGCGCGCAGCACGCTGCGGGTGAATGTCGCGATCCGGCCCGCCCTCGCCAACGCCTCGATCTTCACGCCCTACCCGCGCCTGCCGCTGACGAAATACGCGATCGACACGGGGTGCTACGACGGGTCCGTGGACGCGCTCGACGGCACCTACTACCACGCCAGCGCGCTGCGCTTCGCGAGCGGGCGCGACGCGCACCGGATCGTCAACCTGCGGCACTTCTTCAGCGTGCTCGCGCGCCACCCGCGGCTGCTCCCCCTGCTCGCGCCCCTGCTCGCGGCCAGGCCCAACGCGCTCTACCGCTGGATCGGCGACCTGGCCGACGGCTACTACCTGCGCCGGTGCCTTCCATACCGCATGACGCTGCGGGAGCTCCTGCGGACGCTGCGGCACTATCTCGCCTCCTACCGCCGCGACCCGGGGGAGGCCCGCCGGCCGCGCCCCGGGAGCTAA
- a CDS encoding DegT/DnrJ/EryC1/StrS family aminotransferase has translation MPALTPAEPPAGAPAVPYWDVRPFAAARRDELLAAVGRVLDSGRLVLADEVRRFEEDFARLCGVRWGVGVNSGTDALFLALKALDIGADDEVLTVANTAVPTVAAIRATGATPVFVDVEEETFLMDPRLLRERLSPRSRCIVPVHLAGQAADVPALREAAAGRDIRIVEDCAQACGATIGGRRVGSLGDAGAFSFYPTKVLGAFGDAGMVVTAGEALAQRVRRLRFYGMEREYAALEEGYNSRLDEVQAALLSVRLALLDEAVAGRRAIARRYDEALAGLGDLALPVTGAGRDHQYYLYTVRTPRRDALREHLATRGIETKINYPHPVHLMQAYAFLGWRPGDLPVTERLAATVLSLPIYPEMPPAHQSLVVDAVRDFFGEA, from the coding sequence ATGCCTGCTCTGACGCCGGCGGAGCCCCCGGCCGGCGCGCCCGCGGTGCCCTACTGGGACGTGCGCCCGTTCGCCGCCGCGCGCCGCGACGAGCTGCTCGCCGCCGTCGGGCGGGTCCTGGATTCGGGCCGCCTCGTCCTCGCGGACGAAGTGCGCCGGTTCGAGGAGGACTTCGCGCGCCTCTGCGGCGTGCGCTGGGGGGTCGGCGTCAACTCCGGGACCGACGCGCTCTTCCTCGCGCTCAAGGCGCTCGACATCGGGGCCGACGACGAGGTCCTGACCGTCGCCAACACCGCGGTGCCGACCGTCGCCGCGATCCGCGCGACAGGGGCCACGCCGGTCTTCGTGGACGTCGAGGAAGAGACCTTTCTCATGGACCCGCGCCTGCTGCGGGAGCGGCTCTCGCCGCGCTCGCGGTGCATCGTCCCGGTCCACCTCGCCGGGCAGGCGGCGGACGTGCCGGCCCTCCGGGAAGCCGCGGCCGGCCGGGACATCCGCATCGTGGAGGACTGCGCCCAGGCCTGCGGGGCGACCATCGGCGGACGGCGGGTGGGCAGCCTCGGCGACGCGGGGGCGTTCTCCTTCTACCCGACGAAGGTCCTCGGCGCCTTCGGCGACGCCGGGATGGTGGTCACTGCCGGCGAAGCCCTCGCGCAGCGGGTGCGGCGGCTGCGCTTCTACGGCATGGAGCGCGAGTACGCAGCGCTCGAGGAGGGCTACAACTCGCGGCTCGACGAGGTCCAGGCGGCGCTCCTGAGCGTCAGGCTCGCGCTCCTCGACGAGGCCGTGGCGGGGCGCCGCGCGATCGCCCGGCGGTACGACGAGGCCCTGGCCGGCCTCGGCGACCTCGCCCTGCCGGTGACCGGCGCGGGGCGCGACCACCAGTACTACCTCTACACGGTCCGCACGCCGCGCCGGGACGCCCTGCGCGAGCACCTGGCGACCCGGGGGATCGAGACGAAGATCAACTACCCGCACCCCGTGCACCTGATGCAGGCCTACGCGTTCCTCGGCTGGCGGCCGGGCGACCTGCCGGTCACCGAACGGCTGGCGGCGACCGTGCTCTCGCTCCCCATCTACCCGGAGATGCCGCCCGCGCACCAGTCGCTGGTCGTCGACGCGGTCCGCGACTTCTTCGGCGAGGCATGA
- a CDS encoding class I SAM-dependent methyltransferase: MNAREYRAMFEAEDRHWWYVGLHELVVAIVGRLAAGRREPLRILDAGCGTGRLMQLLGRAGAVEGFDVSPEAVDFCRRRGLERVRVADLNAPALPECAYDVITVIDVLYHRGVRDEAAALGSLRAALAPGGVLIRNDPAFEALRSDHDRAVHTRERYRPPRVRQLLLAAGLEPEIVTYRVAAAAPAIALHRLARRWGRAVAETDVRSDVKLPGAGLNRALLALLRAENRLIARTGLPFGTSVFAVARRPAVSGT, encoded by the coding sequence ATGAACGCGCGCGAGTACCGCGCGATGTTCGAGGCCGAGGACCGCCACTGGTGGTACGTCGGCCTGCACGAACTGGTCGTCGCGATCGTCGGGCGCCTGGCCGCAGGCCGGCGCGAGCCGCTGCGCATCCTCGACGCCGGGTGCGGGACGGGACGGCTGATGCAGCTGCTCGGTCGTGCCGGCGCGGTCGAGGGCTTCGACGTCTCGCCGGAGGCCGTCGACTTCTGCCGCCGGCGGGGGCTCGAGCGCGTGCGGGTCGCGGACCTCAACGCGCCGGCGCTGCCGGAGTGCGCGTACGACGTGATCACCGTCATCGACGTGCTCTACCACCGCGGCGTGCGGGACGAGGCGGCCGCGCTCGGCTCGCTGCGGGCGGCGCTGGCGCCCGGCGGCGTGCTCATCAGGAACGACCCTGCATTCGAGGCGCTGCGCAGCGACCACGACCGCGCGGTCCACACGCGCGAGCGCTACCGGCCCCCGCGCGTGCGGCAGCTGCTGCTTGCCGCGGGACTGGAGCCTGAGATCGTCACCTACCGCGTCGCCGCCGCGGCCCCCGCCATCGCGCTCCACCGTCTCGCCCGGCGGTGGGGGCGTGCGGTCGCCGAGACCGACGTCCGCTCCGACGTGAAGCTCCCCGGCGCGGGGCTGAACCGGGCGCTCCTCGCCCTGCTGCGCGCGGAGAACCGGCTGATCGCGCGCACCGGCCTGCCCTTCGGGACATCCGTCTTCGCCGTGGCGCGGCGGCCGGCGGTGTCCGGCACATGA
- a CDS encoding NDP-hexose 2,3-dehydratase family protein produces AASRAAPRGLHTDGEVDEWIARQRAAGTLDVQVVPLDALQDWGTEPGSGNLVHRTGRFFSVLGLDVQQRTGLREIPWDQPIIEQPEVGILGVLAKRIGGVLHFCLQAKEEPGNIGAVQLSPTVQATFSNYTRAHRGAEPPFLALFTAPAPESVVFARLQTEDGSRFLHKSNRNMVVLVGDEVPDEVPGPFLWLTLRQIAQLLRRDNLVNACARSVLSALALPLSLPGGRGPAAGPGAGGADIRETLQWLDDIRAGVHLRVKRIGLNELDEWERDVKGYFSHHEGRYFRLVGLRVSSEHREVRRWDQPIIENAARGIIGLLVRHGAGGLECLLQARPEPGNRPAVQVGPTVQFTPGNYCANPKLPRPFLLEEFSQPGRFPLLLETLQAEEGARFFRECHTHRVLMLPPGTELEPPRGYRWVPEAHLRFLLHLGEQVNSCARSIVGCLL; encoded by the coding sequence GGCCGCCTCGCGCGCGGCGCCGCGCGGCCTGCACACGGACGGCGAGGTCGATGAGTGGATCGCCCGGCAACGCGCCGCGGGGACCCTGGACGTTCAGGTCGTCCCGCTCGACGCGCTCCAGGACTGGGGCACGGAGCCGGGGAGCGGCAACCTCGTGCACCGGACCGGGCGCTTCTTCAGCGTCCTCGGCCTGGACGTCCAGCAGCGGACCGGCCTCAGGGAGATCCCCTGGGACCAGCCGATCATCGAGCAACCCGAGGTCGGCATCCTCGGCGTCCTGGCCAAGCGGATCGGCGGCGTCCTGCACTTCTGCCTGCAGGCGAAGGAGGAGCCCGGGAACATCGGCGCGGTGCAGCTCTCGCCGACGGTCCAGGCGACGTTCAGCAATTACACGCGTGCCCACCGGGGGGCGGAGCCGCCATTCCTCGCGCTCTTCACCGCGCCGGCGCCCGAGTCGGTGGTCTTCGCCCGCCTGCAGACCGAGGACGGCAGCAGGTTCCTGCACAAGTCGAACCGGAACATGGTCGTGCTCGTCGGGGACGAGGTCCCCGACGAGGTGCCCGGCCCCTTCCTCTGGCTCACGCTGCGCCAGATCGCGCAGCTGCTGCGCCGGGACAACCTGGTCAACGCCTGCGCCCGCAGCGTGCTGTCCGCTCTCGCGCTCCCGCTGTCGCTTCCCGGAGGGCGCGGCCCGGCAGCCGGGCCGGGCGCCGGGGGTGCGGACATCCGGGAGACCCTCCAGTGGCTCGACGATATCCGCGCCGGCGTCCACCTCAGGGTCAAGCGCATCGGCCTCAACGAGCTGGACGAGTGGGAGCGCGACGTGAAGGGCTATTTCTCGCACCATGAGGGCCGCTACTTCCGGCTGGTCGGTCTGAGGGTCAGCTCCGAGCACCGGGAGGTGCGGCGCTGGGACCAGCCGATCATCGAGAACGCGGCGCGCGGCATCATCGGCCTGCTGGTCCGGCACGGGGCCGGGGGGCTCGAGTGCCTGCTGCAGGCGCGGCCCGAGCCGGGGAACCGCCCCGCCGTGCAGGTCGGCCCGACGGTGCAGTTCACACCGGGGAACTACTGCGCCAATCCGAAGCTGCCGCGCCCGTTCCTGCTCGAGGAGTTCTCGCAACCCGGCCGCTTCCCGCTGCTCCTCGAGACGCTGCAGGCCGAGGAGGGGGCGCGGTTCTTCCGGGAGTGCCACACCCACCGCGTGCTCATGCTGCCCCCCGGCACGGAGCTCGAGCCGCCGCGGGGCTACCGCTGGGTCCCCGAGGCGCACCTGCGCTTCCTGCTGCATCTGGGAGAGCAGGTGAACTCCTGCGCGAGGAGCATCGTCGGATGCCTGCTCTGA